Proteins found in one Canis lupus baileyi chromosome 26, mCanLup2.hap1, whole genome shotgun sequence genomic segment:
- the LOC140618415 gene encoding large ribosomal subunit protein eL39-like: protein MSSHKTSRIKRFLAKKQKQNHPIPQWIRMKTGNKIRYNSKRRHWRRTKLGL from the coding sequence ATGTCTTCTCACAAGACTTCCAGAATCAAGCGATTcctggccaagaaacaaaagcagaatcatCCTATTCCCCAGTGGATTCGgatgaaaactggtaataaaatcagGTACAACTCCAAGAGGAGGCACTGGAGAAGAACCAAGCTAGGTCTATGA